In Asterias rubens chromosome 15, eAstRub1.3, whole genome shotgun sequence, a genomic segment contains:
- the LOC117299883 gene encoding uncharacterized protein LOC117299883, translating into MMGLLQTSSKMVVMIFALLVAATLADNVDDLCPSADMTSGTGDVQLVNSYLSVDGVENALPLCGMQYMVPVKATLYQGMLAASQQQGSNFMFTIGPVHPTYGHFIESINSVSSNDPFYWILFENATKMSSQVGVDFIDITSESAYLWQYVNTSAGHDSNYTGQCGGPSVIAPTMPLLYKVAFLTFSSENTNDGFEQVCKRPVLIQATGTTAFDLLQDANDQLPIYVKAVLDMQMNTVTEINGVPNVDGKAWTGYYAGSNMMIPNDLAMTNVSNGDHVVFRYEEVDGENDPGNVGAPSAGQHINLLYAVMLLTTVMPLI; encoded by the exons ATGATGGGGCTTCTTCAGACTTCTTCCAAGATGGTTGTGATGATATTTGCTCTTCTTGTTGCAGCTACATTAG CCGACAACGTTGATGACCTTTGCCCCTCGGCGGATATGACGTCAGGAACGGGGGACGTTCAGCTGGTAAACTCTTACCTATCCGTTGATGGTGTCGAAAACGCGCTTCCGCTGTGTGGCATGCAGTACATGGTACCAGTTAAGGCAACTTTGTATCAAGGAATGCTTGCTGCTAGTCAACAACAAGGAAGCAATTTCat GTTTACAATCGGTCCAGTGCATCCAACTTACGGACACTTTATTGAATCAATCAATAGTGTTTCTTCAAACGATCCGTTTTACTGGATTCTGTTTGAAAACGCAACCAAGATGTCTTCGCAAGTGG GTGTTGACTTTATTGACATCACTAGCGAAAGCGCTTACCTCTGGCAGTACGTAAATACATCTGCTGGCCATGATTCAAACTACACTG GTCAGTGCGGTGGTCCATCTGTGATTGCTCCAACCATGCCACTATTGTATAAAGTCGCGTTCCTGACCTTCTCAAGCGAAAACACCAACGATGGCTTCGAACAAGTCTGTAAGCGACCTGTTTTGATCCAAGCCACTGGTACTACGGCATTCGATCTTCTCCAAGACGCAAATGACCAGTTACCAATCTATGTCAA GGCGGTTCTTGATATGCAAATGAACACAGTGACGGAGATTAACGGAGTGCCCAATGTCGACGGAAAAGCTTGGACTGGGTACTACGCGGGTTCCAATATGATGATACCTAACG ATCTGGCGATGACGAATGTCAGCAATGGGGATCATGTCGTCTTCCGTTATGAAGAAGTGGATGGTGAAAATGATCCTGGAAATGTTGGGGCGCCCTCTGCTGGTCAACACATCAATCTGCTCTATGCAGTGATGTTGTTGACAACGGTGATGCCTTTGATATAA